The Sesamum indicum cultivar Zhongzhi No. 13 linkage group LG9, S_indicum_v1.0, whole genome shotgun sequence genome segment AGGTTTCTCATCAATCCTGACCAGCATTTGCAAACATGTGCTGTTAAATcagttttcattcaatatcAGTAATATGATCAATATTATAGTATAAATGAATTTCAGTAGTTGGATTGCCATCTAGGCTGTTTATCTCCAATCTGAGTGCTTGTCCTTCTCGTCCTTTTTTAGCCATTTATGAATCTACGTTCTTGTATGGTTTCTTGATTTCTAGTTCTGTATCATTATATCACTTTATAGGTGGAGACTTTTGTTTCCTTCCTTGGTAAAAGACAGCAAACAAGCAATAATACCTCAGATACCTCAAATTCACAGCTACAACTAGTCATAAACTTAAAAGATTGAGACAAATCAGGACGCAAACTTGTGTCTCGCACACGCGTGCACACACAGAAAAAGGAGAGAGTGCTGTTGCCGGGGGAATTAAACATTTACCTCATGAACATAGGGAAGctaacaaagaaataaattgcataaaacaaGGAGCCAACTTTGTACATGGAAGCTCGGTCGACGAATTCGTAATAAGGAAACTGCACATGATAAAAGCAGAAGATTAATGAAGATTGATACAGCAGCAAACATAGTGCCGTgggaacaaaagaaaatacacCTTATAAACCATCATTTTACTTACATTTGAAATAGCTAAAGTCTCCAGATATGCTATGAAATATGAAAGAGCTAGAATCCAGGCAGCTCTAAAAAGCAACTGTGTTTTCTCTGGCAAGTGAGCAATAGAATGCTGGATTCTGCGAAGTGTCAGATTTGATGTAACATGGTAAAACAAGAAGCACACATGTGTGAGAAGGAAAGTTGCATGTGGTACCTGCAGAACGTTATTATACTGTCAACGCTAATGAACTAACAAAATTTGCAATTCAAGGAAACCAAATACAGTTGTTTAGCTCACATTATTCATCTTCCATGATGGGAATGTATATGAGGCACCCAAGACTGTGAAAAAATAGTGGGTCCAGAAGTAATTCCCAACGTAACTGAAAAGTATGATCCAGAGACTAGCCTGGCAGAACAACAATTTTCTAGTTACAGCAGGGTCGGCAACAAAAGCAAGTATAACAGAATTGGAATTTGGTAGCCAGTAAATAGACAGAAGTAGCTTGGTTGAACCATTTTATCATTCGCTTTGTCAAGCATTTCAAcgataacaaaataaatgaagttaACACTTTGCTTCCAAACTAAGTAACACTAGTAAGGAATATGTTTGGTGCAAGCTACTAATATGATTCTGGTCTATCCAAAGGAATTCTCTATCTCAAACTTTCATCATCCAacatcatttcaatttttttgggcAAGAGCAGCAACTATCCTAACATAGCTTcaatagaaagagaaaaataacacTTTTCCACCATAACGCCAGAACAGGTTTCACTTTTTCTGTAGATATTAAGCTATCTACAAGCTGGGACACTAGAATTTCATCATGCATTTCATTACACACTGCAGTTAGTGTTCTTTGATTATATGTCATCCATGCAATCAGCCGTCCCATTGCCCTGTCTGAATGGGCCTTTGAGAAATAATCGATATAGACAGAT includes the following:
- the LOC105171061 gene encoding cycloeucalenol cycloisomerase isoform X1; amino-acid sequence: MGGGEVGLTSSNLWLAQDPSKRWAEIFFLLYTPFWLTLCLGIVVPYKLYENFTELEYLLIGLVSALPAFIIPMIFVGKADSTLCWKDRYWVKASLWIILFSYVGNYFWTHYFFTVLGASYTFPSWKMNNVPHATFLLTHVCFLFYHVTSNLTLRRIQHSIAHLPEKTQLLFRAAWILALSYFIAYLETLAISNFPYYEFVDRASMYKVGSLFYAIYFFVSFPMFMSTCLQMLVRIDEKPGDRWNLPRVAIDALGAAMLVTIILDLWRLFLGPIVPLPDAKQCSQPGLPWFPESA